The genomic interval tgcgaatttggccgtgtctatccattacccgataatcccgtatattcccaatgtccattttcaaatgcaaattctgattgatattaacgacaaaagtgctcaagaaaactcataaacacaaacatccgacatttttctaaagtgtcaaataaattttggcatatgtttctatttaaagatttgatgaaataggtgtccaatcgggacaatgGTATTCAAATTAGCGTAAATAACataatgtggtgtgcgcgcatcgtgtacagttattgttctgttacaaattgtagccagaaataaatacatgtatatgcccatgataatTTCGTGTCAggtctttgtttggacaaaaagagcgcgaaaataggcgtgggtgtatttatttataacaaaaactgcgtagcgcagacagcaacgtaaaagcttcgtagtgaatttccatttaagtattggggcatctcgcaaatgattttgacattttcctgaataaaataaaagtaataaacgctgtatcattttcatatgttagttccttcaatattgcaacaattattgtactgtatctgattgcacgcaaagtgccgtgtacagttcatgaatattcttttacaacgaccaattaacagcgtcatctatatttagattttatgcaatatgtacaagtcattttctggaaattgggagaaagtaaaagtgattttCGAAAATAGAccaacgtttttttccatttaatttgtcataattattaatattttatgttgtctgtgtatgtttgtttggttcttatttatcttatgaaaattaatatcgtaatgataaatgtttaaagcaagtcccgtttccgagatcatttacgagaattacttcaatatatttactgacatataaaattatggttttgacagacgacacgtgctaatctaaagttggtgtttttgtaatacacaggatattggattatcgctgcttgattgagcaataaaacaaagacgcagtcggcggttttcagtaggccttttgtactgaccaacataataattaataatgcataatcttatctaacatttagggataaaacacacaggatactagacactttgggcttgtttgggccataaaacgcaatcccggtggcttttttcagtagtacacgtgtccagaaactaacgagttcgggtaataaagcacagagattatgatctgaaaactgcatggagtctgaaataaaaacaaaatgccgacaaatcaaaagattaatctcttaatgttacaattcaatattttaaggtggggttctcactgcatttcttgttgcattcgcatacacttgtattacttgttataacttatatcctcgtattatttattagaatacagacttaaaatttatatggttggaatgagaatttatttctctacaatatttacattgacacaaatgatgtgaaatgcaagaaactaagtgaaaattaagcctaaacaagacaggtgtaacagttgagaatgtttccattatttttccaataaccctattgagatggtgtagtcaggcttatcagctgtatatggagtcactgttatcagaacagcaggactggtattggcctggagtagcagatcagataagaggtctatcagggaaagggttaatattcaaCCTGACACAAGCAACACAATAACACCGTTATTTAATGTGCAAATCCTGTTTGTGGGGTAACTACATTGTCCATCATGTTACACTTTCACAAGCCCACTATACAACACGCAGACTTGTCAGCTTCCGAGTCATATCCTCAGTTGACAGTAAATTTGAGAAGTACTGGAAACTTTTTCCACTTGACCGTTCGCTAAATAGTTTGCTTGGAATATCTCTTGTTGCTTTTCCGTTCATTGCCACACAAACGGGAGAAACTTTAAAGACATGGTCGATGTACAGGTTGCAAACCTCAACAGTCATTTCTGTTTCCCAAAACTCCTGGAGACCATCTTCCAGCTCTTCTTTAGTTCTTGGACTTTTCTTCGCGACGTGCCGTTTCATCTGACTCCAGACAAACTCGATTGGGTTGAGCTAGCTAGATCAGGACTTcctgtaaaacaagagcaccgccttgcgggtgcagaccgctcatctattttctttttaaaggtgaagggactctccttttcaatcacaaaggagggaggggtggagtgaagaggggtgtatagtgtgggggcgtggacatttattacattatcttccaaaaatgcaaaaaaaaatttgtggggggttggggggggattcttgggtgcgatggttggacggtatttcaaacataaaataataaaaataaatatttgggttttttaaccgtttcaaatatttaaaaaatgggggggtggggtggggggggggggctatagtatagtgtgagggtgtggtggtcatttgtgagatgatctttaaaaaaaaaaaaaaaaaaataggggggggggggattcggaggggggggggggggggtatagtatagtgcgAGGGCGTggggtcatttgtgagatgatctttaaaaaaaaaaaaaaattgggggggggatgattcggggggaggggggagggcacgggggatggtttgggtggagtctattgtggtatgtcaggtaagagtagttttgtcaaagtatcaatcaaatctaatcataaataaagaagttatggcatttttagcaaaatttaataatttgaccttgagagtcaaggtcattcaaaggtcaaggttaaattcaacttgacaggtacagtaacctcatgatagcatgaacgtatttgaagtttgaaagcaatagccttgatactttaaaagtaaagtaaaatttaaccatatattcaaagttactaagtcaaaaaagggccataattccgtaaaaatgacaaccagagttatgcaacttgtccttttaacTGTACCCTtgtgatagtttgcgagtgttccaagtatgaaagcaatacatatgatagtttaggggtaaagtggaccaaaacacaaaacttaacaaaattttcaattttctaagtataaagggcccataattccgtccaaatgccagtcagagttacataactttgcctgcacagtccccttatgatagttaataagtgttgcaagtatgaaagcaatagctttgatactgtaggaataaagtggacctaaacacaaaacttaaccaaattttcaattttctaagtataaaaagggcacataattctgtcaaaatgccagtcagagttacattactttgcctgcacagttttcttatgatagtaagtaagtgttgcaagtatgaaagcaatagctttgatacttaaggaataaaatggacctaaacacaaaacttaaccaaaattttcaattttctaagtataaaaagggcacataattgtgtcaaaatgcatgtcagagttatctaactttgcctgcccagtcccctcatgatagtaagtaagtgtaccaagtttgaatgcaatagcattgatactttctgagaaaagtggacctaaatgcaaaacttaaccggacgccgacccagacgccgacgcagacgccgacgccaaggtgatgacaatagctcataattttttttcaaaaaatagatgagctaataaatcaTGGTTTGACTGGTGGTACTTTTTCATATAAACTAAGCTATGTTTTATGCATTGCAGAAATCAATTTCGTTGTAAAAAAAGGATGTAGCCCATTTGAAAGTCATGGCTCAATACTAGTATCATCTTGATAAATATTTCCGCGTTTACAGTTACACTGTAAACGCGTGATCTTTTTTTTCCTAAAATGAACTGTACATGGAatgtttgtatacattttattatcatataaacACTTGCGGATAACGTCTTTGAATAAACTTATGTAGGCATTGTCGCAATTTAAACAATGAATATGACATGCAAGGTAAATATTGGTATCTTCAATGCGTGTATCTGTATGCAAAAGTGGTATATGTCAAGGCAAATATCTATATTGTCTAAGGAAGTTCGAAATGTAGATTGACATGTAAACTAAATCGAACAAATTGATAACATTAATTTACAAGTAATGTTATTCTTGAAACTTACCGGATGGCCACACGTTCCACCAGTTTATTCCATTGTCTTCCATGGACCTCTTAGACATGTTAGAACGATGTTTAGGGTCATTATCTTGTTGGAATCGATGTCCGTCTGGATAAGTTGTTTTCACAAATGGCAGCAACGCATTTCCAAGCATTTCCTTCGTAAAGAAAGAACTGTCCATGATTCCATCAAATATAAGCATAGGGGTAGGACCACGACGGCTTATACCCGCCCAAACATGCACTTTTAATGGGTGTTTTGGTTTTGGTATCGATGTCCGTGCAGATCCCTCAGGACGGTAGCTCGTAGTTCGATTGTTGTTTAGCTGAACTGAACTTTCATCTGTAAAAATGATATCTTCTTAGCTGTCGTTTGCCTCTATTAATGTCTTGCAAAAGTCTACCCTCATACAAGATTGCGCGTATAACCCTCTGGGAATACCGCGGATTGCTGTGTGTAAAGCCAGCTGCCTTAATTAGTCTCTGAGTTGTCCTCAAACAGAACTTGGCACCATCTTTTTTCAACTCCTTATGTACGTCCGTGCTAGATTGAAGATAGTTGCGAGTCAACGAATCAACCACTATTTCCAAATCTCTATGAGAAACTGACCGGAATGTTTTAGGCTTAACGCTAATGCCACCAGGATTGAATGATCCGTTAATATATTGCTTAATCCAGTAAGACACCACTTGTCGCGACAGAACAACTCCCTTAAGTCTTAACTCTTTCACAATCACATTAACCTTTACACCAGACTTGTACAATCCAATTATTTCTAATTTGGTGTCATGCGAAATTTTACTCATTTTGcagaatataaataaaattgtaaatgtaCAGAATTATACTCTAGCTGTGTCAAATTTACTcaactatttaaagaaataattatctAGCAGTTTGtgttccatatatatatacatatacgcCAGCAGCGCAGGTCGGGTTTACAGTATTTGACACTATCCTTGTGTATTGACttgcaatcaatcatgacactaCACTAGGATTTTGACTTATAACAATGTTTGACAATACCCATGTATATGTTGACCgatgtacggaagaaaccccctccggaataaacacccttccctaaaatTGGCATAACTATATGCGTATCTTttttcatcaacaatttgtttattgcttttaaatataatgcttgtttgatctttgtaaataaatgtaaatatatattattatatttttgtcaattttatccttaaataataaaaaaaattccgccatcataaattatttgttttattactcttgattaattgtaacaaccaagtATCTTTCACATGAGTCAATTATCAAGATAGCGATGTTTGAGATACACAGCttgaatatttaatgtgtatcaataacaacttgtgaacgaacGAACGACCGGTGCACTTctttaatcagattttcgcaccttcattaaATTATGGATTTTGGATAACAATAATagaaagggggtttattccgcctatCCGAAAACTtaaagggggtttgttccgctatggaagggtgtttcttccgtgtATGCAAACTGTGAAAGGGAGTTTCTTCCgttatgccgtttttagggaagggtgtttcttccgaaggggaTTTATTCCGGTAATCATATTGACCCGCAGACAAAATAAATTGCTCTTAGTAAATGGTTGATTTTTAGCTTGCAGGTCGTTGTGGGAAATTCTTATCCCGTGCAATGGGGTCGAACAAAAAATGCCGTCAACGAAGCGGCAATACTCGCGGAAGGGTACAGTGAAGCCGAAATGAAAGGCAAGATGAGTGCGATGATGGCAAAAGGAACGCAAGTAAGGCGAAAAGAACCGCCAACCATCAAATCAGTCAGACAAAAGGTATATATATTACACATAATTATGTAATTTTGTAATCTTCAGTTAATTTCTTAAAACAACAATTCTTACTCACCagcgataatttgttaaaaatgggGCACAGTCAATCGAAACTTGTGTGCGTTTGGAAGTCAAACATACAACTAGCGGTGCATTATTACAAATACAGACACTATTTATCTAATTTGATTACAATGAAACGGAACATGTCTTCGTATGAAATTGAAATATGCAACTTATGATGTATTCTTACAAATACGAAAATGATACTGTATTAATAATCAAACTGGAGTACATTGATCATTTTTATAGTCAAACTTTTACCATAAGCatatatttacgaaacaaaatattttcttgGTACATATATATGTGTACATGCAGGTAGGAGCACTACCTTCTGGTAAAACCCAGGAAAAGTGTGTTGAGTTTAACTGACATTCGTGATATGctcaaaatgtaacaaaaatttcaaaacatcgggttgtgtatatattcatgtatcatgatattttaatctatatgattTGCAGACCAAAGCAGGCAAACCGGTGGCACAGATCAGCCGAAGAGTTGTTCCGGCACCTGACACGTCTTCAGTGCCCCCACCAGGTTCGGTGTCACAGGATCAGCCGTCGCCGGTGCCTGAGTCGTCGATGTCAGCCAATGGCATGCATCTGCCTCAGCAGACACCGGTGTATATTGTGCAGCCGTTGATGTCAGCTACTCAGCAAGCGCACGTGCCTGACCAAACACCGGTGTACAACGAGCAGCCGTTGATGTCAGCTACTCAGCAAGCGATCGTGCCTGACCAGACACCGGAGTACTACGAGCAGCTGTTGATGTCAGCTACTCAGCAAGCGATCGTGCCTGACCAGACACCGGTGTACAACGAGCAGTCGTTGATGTCAGCTACTCAGCAAGCACACATGCACGTGCCTGACCAGACACCGGTGTACAACGAGCAGCCGTTGATGTCAGCTACTCAGCAAGCGCACGTGCCTGACCAGACACCGGTGTACAAGGAGCAGCCGTTGATGTCAGCTACTCAGCAAGCGCATGTGCACGTGCCTGACCGGACACCGGTGTACAACGTGCAGCCGTTGATGTCAGCTACTCAGCAAGCGCACCTGCCTGACCAGACACCGGTGTACAACGTGCAGCCGTTGATGTCAGCTACTCAGCAAGCGATTGTGCCTGACCAGACACCGGTGTACAACGAGCAGCCATTGATCTCAGCTCTTCAGCAAGCGCACAAGCACGCGCCTGAACAGACACCAGTGTACAACGTGCAGCCATTAATGCCAGCTCTTCAGCAAGCGCACGTGCACAACCAGACATCCGACGTTCAGCCAATTACACCAGAGGTTCAGCATTCAGAAGCGTCTGTCCTAGGAGCGTCTATTTCCCTGTGGTTAAGCTCGCTGCTTGCAGAGCCTCTACCGACACTGACACCCACGTCAATCGCTTCAACGCCAGCTAGGCCGTCAGCTTTCCGGACAACCCGTCCGGACTTTGGTGGCAGCAATCTGACGGTGACCTCATCATTTTACCAGCTTGTTGAGGGGCGTCGGGTAGTGGAGCGTGATGTGAACAGGCTGACACGGCAGGTGGAGGCTCTGACCAGGAGCAATATTGCCCAGACCCAGGAGATCGCCTCCCTGAAAGAAATGGGCGCATCGCTGGTTATGGCCTCATATCATCAGGCAGCTCAAGTAGCATCTGCACCACAGCCGCCACTTGCTACTGAAAGGGAGAATGCAGAGGCCATCATCCCGAGTCACGCCATGCTGTCAGATGATGAAGTGCGCTTGATACATCAGGCATCAAACGGCGCAATGAACTTCGCTGCACATTTGACGCAGAGGCTGTTCCCGGAACTTTTTACAGCTTCAATGATCCGCCTGCATTACAACTACCATGGTGGTAGGAAGGATAAGAAGCAGCCGCTTAGCCCTCGTCGGAAAAGCGCCATCCGGACGTACGTGATACGCCACTTCCCGTCCATGGCAGACGACAACAACTGGCGAAATGAGGGAATACCAAAGATAAATGAAATGCTCCGTCGTCAGACACGCATGCCAGCTGCCATGGAGCAGTAATTGGAGGTTGAGAACATTCAACAGTgtgttttatatgcaaaaatgtaaataataccaTATTTGCTGTTCGGTTgtgtaaataaagtttatatattgatacattttaaaagatataATATTTACAGGTACATTTATACATTGATTTCGTATGatgaaaataaatagtttttgggaacatttatatgtattataCGTGTGTATATTGATTTCGTCAATGTACGATGACAATAAAATGTTGGTCtttgctttgttattttttattcaattcaTTTAATTGTGCATGTAAGAGTCATTGAAACTGATAACTTTACAAATATAAGAAACATTAAAACTCAACCAAGTTTTCTActcttatatttaattattgaagATACACAGTAATCTAACAATGCAGATTAAATCTGCAATTCTGCAAATGTTCAGGAAGCGTTTTATGAACTCCTTGCAATAATATGCAAAGCATTGTTAagcaacaaaataattaacaagtGAACATCTGCGTTCAAAATTGCCGATGTTGAAGGAACGAAACCCAGATTGGCAACTTATCCGTCTGTTTAACCAATTTTAATCGCTTTGCGTAGCCATCTGTTGCTAGATTATTTTAGTATgttgtttcaataaataaaagatGTATTTactcttttataaatatatagagcATATCTTTATTCATGCTTGTTAAAATAGCTTTTCAAATGAGTGTACGTTGTAACACAAAGCCCTCGCTGCACTATTGGTTAACGCAAGTGCGTAAAAATTAAACACATGATAATTGTATTGAGAGCAACCTACACTATAATACCTTTAATATGTGCTTGATTAATGATCGCAAAAATCATTCCTTATCCTGATGCTTTTTGTCACTTGAAATTGTGCCAttattataacaagagcaccgccttgcgggtgcagaccgctcatctattttctttttaaaggtgaagggactctcattttcaattacaaaggagggaggggtggagtgaagaggggtgcattgtgtgggggtgtggacatttattacattatcttccaaaaatgcaaaaaaaaggagaaaaaaaaatcgggaaggggggtggggggtgaggggggggattcttgggtgcgatggttggacggtatttcaaacataaaataataaaaataaatatttgtgttttttaaccgtttaaaaaaaaaatgggggggtgaggtggggggggagtatagtgtgagggtgtggtggttatttgtgagatgatctaaaaaaaaaaataaaaaaaaaagaagaaaaaaatttggggggggggggggattcgggtgggggaggggggttggggggggattcttgggtgcgatggttggacggtatttcaaacataaaataatcaaaataaatagttttgttttttaaccgtttaaaaaaaaaaaaaattggggagggggtggggtggggtggggggtatagtgtgagggtgtggtggttgtgagatgatattaaaaaaaaaaaaaaaaaaaaaaaaaaaaatagggggggggattcgggggggggggggggggggggggggggcacgggcgatggtttgggtggagtctattgtggtacgtcaggtaagagtagttttgtcaaagtatcaatcaaatctaatcataaataaagaattaatggcaattttagcaaaatttaataatttgaccttgagagtcaaggtcattcaaaggtcaaggtaaa from Dreissena polymorpha isolate Duluth1 chromosome 1, UMN_Dpol_1.0, whole genome shotgun sequence carries:
- the LOC127841574 gene encoding zonadhesin-like: MKGKMSAMMAKGTQVRRKEPPTIKSVRQKTKAGKPVAQISRRVVPAPDTSSVPPPGSVSQDQPSPVPESSMSANGMHLPQQTPVYIVQPLMSATQQAHVPDQTPVYNEQPLMSATQQAIVPDQTPEYYEQLLMSATQQAIVPDQTPVYNEQSLMSATQQAHMHVPDQTPVYNEQPLMSATQQAHVPDQTPVYKEQPLMSATQQAHVHVPDRTPVYNVQPLMSATQQAHLPDQTPVYNVQPLMSATQQAIVPDQTPVYNEQPLISALQQAHKHAPEQTPVYNVQPLMPALQQAHVHNQTSDVQPITPEVQHSEASVLGASISLWLSSLLAEPLPTLTPTSIASTPARPSAFRTTRPDFGGSNLTVTSSFYQLVEGRRVVERDVNRLTRQVEALTRSNIAQTQEIASLKEMGASLVMASYHQAAQVASAPQPPLATERENAEAIIPSHAMLSDDEVRLIHQASNGAMNFAAHLTQRLFPELFTASMIRLHYNYHGGRKDKKQPLSPRRKSAIRTYVIRHFPSMADDNNWRNEGIPKINEMLRRQTRMPAAMEQ